One window of Deltaproteobacteria bacterium genomic DNA carries:
- a CDS encoding glycosyltransferase has protein sequence MTAMNIALGMILGPEPDDLVLAWFQHHASFFQRIYVAVDDRPDSNDALNIVKRWEHPGLVVFRRGLQGDFAAQRNAVAKRLAEDWLLMLDADERLDTDAMSILPEVLNKTLKNNPGMRVVGMSRRNLIDGVDTGVWPDWQFRLVIRGVRWRNTSPSLDASPGCHEFPLETHDNPDSVMLLPNIVIKHSKSSIRHLQRNKMYSAISSGRYRPLGPGPEMSE, from the coding sequence ATGACAGCCATGAACATCGCCCTGGGGATGATCCTTGGTCCGGAACCCGACGATTTGGTGCTGGCTTGGTTCCAACATCACGCGTCATTTTTCCAGAGAATCTACGTCGCCGTGGATGACAGGCCCGACTCCAATGACGCCTTGAACATAGTAAAGAGGTGGGAACATCCTGGTCTCGTCGTCTTCAGACGCGGATTGCAGGGGGATTTTGCCGCTCAGCGCAATGCCGTGGCCAAGCGCCTGGCTGAGGACTGGCTGCTGATGCTTGATGCGGATGAAAGATTGGACACGGACGCCATGTCCATCTTGCCCGAGGTGCTGAACAAAACGCTGAAGAATAACCCCGGGATGCGGGTTGTGGGCATGTCCAGGCGTAACCTGATCGATGGTGTGGACACAGGGGTTTGGCCAGACTGGCAATTCCGTCTGGTGATTCGAGGGGTTCGCTGGAGAAACACATCCCCCTCACTTGACGCCTCGCCCGGATGCCACGAATTCCCGCTGGAAACCCACGATAACCCCGATTCGGTCATGCTCTTGCCGAACATTGTCATCAAACATTCCAAGAGTTCCATCCGCCACCTGCAACGGAACAAAATGTACTCGGCCATATCCTCGGGGCGGTATCGCCCTTTAGGCCCAGGCCCGGAAATGAGTGAGTGA
- a CDS encoding glycosyltransferase family 2 protein: MMGRISFIICNFNALPYFRFCYESLRRNLGAHHEVILLDDGSSDGSRQWMESVDDPLVVKHFEPENIGIAYAYNKAVSLASSDDICMLHTDMYIPKNFDRQMLAGRESLDFLCAFRVEPPVYPPSPDKTIYDFGDRLETFDENGFLHWAASNNRDQSGQIFQALFFPWMTSRNLFLKIGGVDHLFLKYMADDDDLYIRVKLAGARVGQIRDTSVYHFCSKSTKFSNNKNDREWMNQYMKSQRNFIRKWGIKSENCWDEHMGIHPPHKYDVGLVLRNADMNLLEWAEPWFDTVYVDNPSLIEEYIDFEQPKTLLDLKKRVQCLSVARPVHDVTLYADAKTLDSHSKTLMMNVPKILDICPGPGRYRLGTMALTVRSLRHREHELVLNPRGIH, encoded by the coding sequence TTGATGGGGAGAATCAGTTTCATCATTTGCAACTTCAACGCCTTGCCATATTTCCGATTCTGTTATGAATCTCTGCGGCGCAACCTCGGCGCCCATCACGAGGTGATCTTGCTTGATGACGGATCTTCGGATGGGTCACGCCAATGGATGGAGTCGGTGGACGATCCCCTCGTCGTGAAGCATTTTGAACCGGAAAACATCGGCATTGCGTACGCCTATAACAAGGCCGTTTCCTTGGCCTCGAGCGATGACATCTGTATGCTGCATACGGACATGTACATCCCAAAAAATTTTGACCGGCAGATGCTAGCAGGTCGTGAATCCTTGGACTTTCTTTGTGCCTTCCGAGTCGAACCGCCAGTCTATCCCCCATCGCCGGACAAGACTATTTACGACTTTGGTGATCGTCTCGAAACCTTTGACGAAAATGGTTTTTTGCACTGGGCGGCCTCCAACAATCGAGACCAATCGGGCCAAATTTTCCAGGCCCTCTTTTTTCCATGGATGACAAGTAGAAATCTATTCTTGAAAATCGGCGGCGTTGATCATCTCTTCTTGAAATACATGGCTGACGATGACGATCTGTATATTCGAGTTAAGCTTGCAGGAGCTCGTGTTGGACAAATTCGGGATACTTCAGTCTATCATTTTTGTTCCAAATCAACAAAATTTTCGAACAACAAAAATGATCGGGAATGGATGAATCAATATATGAAAAGCCAAAGAAACTTTATAAGAAAATGGGGTATTAAGTCAGAAAATTGTTGGGATGAACATATGGGAATTCATCCACCACACAAATATGACGTTGGGCTTGTTCTGAGAAATGCCGACATGAACTTGCTCGAGTGGGCTGAACCATGGTTTGATACCGTCTATGTCGACAATCCATCTCTCATCGAAGAATATATCGACTTTGAACAGCCGAAAACCTTGCTCGACTTGAAAAAACGTGTTCAATGTCTCTCTGTGGCCAGACCCGTCCACGACGTCACGCTATACGCCGACGCGAAAACATTGGACAGCCATTCCAAAACCTTGATGATGAATGTGCCAAAAATACTGGATATCTGCCCCGGACCGGGGCGATATCGATTGGGAACCATGGCCTTGACCGTCCGGTCCTTGAGACACCGGGAACACGAACTCGTTCTCAATCCACGGGGAATACACTGA
- a CDS encoding glycosyltransferase, with translation MKVFYLTSNYVSHAKAGAHYIQCLRLLGHELVESPQEADVCVLHDEPDRIPCHVERWPTLRTKPIVGYFVWELERLPQKFIPHLELVDQIWTPSSFSAAAFSGHNRVVRVLPHVVERVSPSRKDTEFISERLGLSAGHFRSRATIFYTICDARNARKNIAVLLRAFALLPRNRARLVVKQYRHALDLSGLPGVISLPEDLSEKQISALHALCDAYVSPHRGEAWGLGISEAMAHGKLVLATGWSGNMEYMNIENALCLDFRLGKIEEEDLHFLPPVFEVGMRWAEVDERELVTKMNDVVCGRVNPEIGGKARLAMDQFSMKRIAGKLDSYLNEVANLKRVS, from the coding sequence GTGAAAGTTTTCTATCTGACCTCCAACTATGTGAGCCATGCCAAGGCCGGCGCCCACTATATCCAATGTTTGCGGCTCCTTGGTCATGAACTCGTGGAAAGTCCCCAGGAGGCCGACGTATGCGTACTCCACGACGAACCGGATAGGATTCCTTGTCATGTCGAGCGATGGCCGACTCTCCGGACCAAGCCGATAGTCGGCTATTTCGTCTGGGAACTGGAACGTCTTCCGCAAAAATTCATTCCACACCTCGAATTGGTGGACCAGATATGGACCCCTTCCAGTTTCTCCGCTGCCGCCTTTTCCGGACACAACCGTGTGGTGCGCGTTCTTCCTCATGTCGTCGAAAGAGTGTCCCCCTCCAGGAAGGATACTGAGTTCATCAGTGAACGATTGGGCCTCAGTGCAGGCCACTTTCGAAGCCGGGCGACGATATTCTACACCATCTGCGATGCGAGGAACGCGCGAAAGAACATTGCCGTTCTGCTTCGGGCCTTTGCCCTGCTGCCGAGAAATCGGGCCCGGCTTGTGGTCAAGCAATACCGCCATGCGCTTGACTTGTCCGGCCTACCGGGAGTTATCTCTTTGCCGGAAGATCTTTCAGAAAAACAGATCTCGGCCCTCCATGCCCTGTGCGACGCGTATGTGTCCCCTCATCGAGGTGAAGCCTGGGGTCTGGGAATCAGCGAAGCGATGGCCCATGGGAAATTGGTTCTGGCCACCGGATGGTCTGGCAACATGGAATACATGAATATCGAAAACGCCCTTTGCCTGGACTTCAGACTGGGCAAAATCGAAGAAGAGGATTTGCACTTTCTTCCTCCTGTCTTCGAGGTCGGCATGCGTTGGGCCGAGGTGGACGAACGTGAACTGGTGACCAAAATGAACGATGTCGTCTGTGGTCGAGTGAATCCTGAAATTGGAGGAAAGGCGCGGCTGGCCATGGATCAGTTCTCAATGAAGCGGATCGCGGGCAAACTTGATTCGTATCTAAATGAAGTTGCTAATCTGAAGAGGGTGTCTTGA
- a CDS encoding precorrin-8X methylmutase translates to MNAFPTLRPEEIEARSLAVIDVEVPEPRPFAGAEWAIVRRMIHTTADFELLDLVRFHPRAVTAGLAALTHGCAMVTDTHMARCGIPERRLTPLCCTVNCLMTDPRTAELAQASGTTRARAAVDLAEDEFRPAIHVIGNAPTALIRLLERIEQGLSRPALIVGMPVGFVHAAESKDLLMAQMEIPFITLAGRKGGSALAASVINALADLALTKWTSTTRSLEIGDE, encoded by the coding sequence ATGAACGCCTTTCCGACGCTGCGGCCCGAAGAGATCGAGGCCCGCTCCCTGGCCGTCATCGACGTTGAAGTTCCCGAACCCCGGCCCTTTGCCGGGGCCGAGTGGGCCATTGTCCGACGCATGATCCACACCACGGCCGATTTCGAGCTTCTGGACCTGGTCCGCTTCCACCCCCGGGCCGTCACGGCCGGGCTGGCCGCCCTGACTCATGGCTGCGCCATGGTCACCGACACGCACATGGCCCGTTGCGGCATTCCCGAGCGCCGCCTGACTCCGTTGTGCTGCACGGTGAACTGTCTCATGACCGATCCCAGGACGGCCGAGCTGGCCCAGGCCTCGGGGACCACCCGGGCCAGGGCGGCCGTGGACCTGGCCGAGGATGAATTTCGTCCGGCCATTCACGTCATCGGCAACGCGCCCACAGCCCTGATCAGGCTCCTTGAACGCATCGAACAGGGCCTATCCCGGCCGGCCCTCATCGTCGGCATGCCCGTGGGCTTTGTCCACGCCGCCGAATCCAAGGACCTACTCATGGCCCAAATGGAAATCCCATTCATCACCCTGGCCGGACGCAAGGGCGGTTCGGCTTTGGCGGCCAGCGTAATCAACGCCCTGGCCGATCTGGCCCTGACAAAATGGACCTCAACGACCCGATCCCTCGAAATCGGGGATGAATGA